GGTGCCGTTGCGGCGAAACTGATCTACTGCAGCGCGGCGAGGGCTGCGTCGTAGTTCGGCTCCTGCACGATCTCGGGAACCAGCTCGGTGTAGGCCACGTTGCCGTCGGCGCCGATCACCACGACGGCACGACCCAGTAGCCCGGCCATCGGACCGTCCGCCAGGGTGATGCCGTAATCCTCGCCGAAGCTGTCCCGGAACGCCGATGCCGATCCGACGTTCTCGATGCCCTCCGCGCCGCAGAAGCGTGCCTGCGCGAACGGCAGATCCTTGGACACGTTCAGCACCGTTGCGCCGGTGGCGGCGGCACGCTCGTTGAAGGTCCGCACGCTCGCCGCGCAGATGCCGGTGTCCACCGACGGGAAGATGTTGAGCAGCACAGGCTTGCCGCTGTACTGCTCACTGGTGACGGCGCCGAGGTCGGAGCCGACGAGGCTGAAGGCCGGGGCCGGCGAGCCCACCGCGGGCAGCTCGCCGACGGTGTTGATGGGGTTTCCCTTGAGTGTTATCTGTGCCATGCAGACCAGTCTGTCAAAGATCACGTCACCGGTGGGGCCCCGGGGTCCACGACGGCCACGTGCCACGATGGTG
This region of Mycolicibacterium diernhoferi genomic DNA includes:
- the tpx gene encoding thiol peroxidase, producing MAQITLKGNPINTVGELPAVGSPAPAFSLVGSDLGAVTSEQYSGKPVLLNIFPSVDTGICAASVRTFNERAAATGATVLNVSKDLPFAQARFCGAEGIENVGSASAFRDSFGEDYGITLADGPMAGLLGRAVVVIGADGNVAYTELVPEIVQEPNYDAALAALQ